The window GAGCCCGACTCCCGCGCGCGGATCGAGCATCTGCTCACCGCCAAGTCGGGCCGCGGCCGGGAGTACCGCTTCGCCTGGGACGAGGAGGGCAACCAGCTCTCCCTCGCCGTCCTGCCGCCGCTGCCCACCGACATCGCCGCCCAGCGCTTCGTCACGGCCCCCGGCGAGACGGTCCTCGGCTTCACCGACCCCGGCGAGGTCCAGCGCACACTCCCCCTCACCCACGGCGAGGAGCAGCGCGACATGCCGCCGGTCGTCTGGCGCACCGGCGTCCGCTCCACCGAGCCCCATCTGCTGATCATGGGCCAGCCCGGCAGCGGCACCTCCACCCTGCTCCGCTCGATCGCCCTCCAGGCCCTCCAGTACGGCGATGTGGTCGTCGTCGAGGGCGGCGCCACCGGCGAGTACGCCTGCCTCACCGGCCGGGACGGCGTCCTCGCCGTGGAGTGCGCGCTGGCCGGAGCCCTGGCCAGCCTGGAGTGGGCCGCGCACGAGACGGAGCGCCGGCTGATCGCGCTCAACCGCGCCCGGCAGGCCGGTCATCCGCCGCCGGAGGACACCAAGCGCCCCCTTTGGCTCCTCCTGGACCGCCCGACCGCCTTCGCCCACCTCGCCGCCACCGACGGCCACAAGGACCCCCAGTCCCTGCTCCAGGTACCACTGCGGCACGGCCGCGCGGCGAACGTCACGGTGGTGGTGGCCGACCAGTTCGACAGCGCGGAACTCCTGAGCGAGCCCGTGCGCCAGCACGCACGCGCGCGTGCCGTACTCGGCCCCGCGACGGCGGAACAGCTGACGGCATTCCTGGGCGCGCCCCCGCACACCACCCCGATCACCCAGGTCCCCCCGGGCCGCGGCTACGCCCGCCTGGGCACGGGCCCGGTCCTGCGCCTCCAGGTCCCGGCCACCCCGGACCCCTACGACGACGCCACCAGCGACGCCCACCGCCAGGCCGTCCTCGACCTGCTCCCGCCCCGCACTACCCCGGCGGACGCGGAACAGCAGCCGGACCCGGAGCCCGTAGAGGCAGAAGCAGTAGCGGCGGAAGCAGTGGCGGCGGAGCCTTCACAACTCTCGTAGCCGCCCACGCCGGTCACGCCACGAATGTCCGAGGCGCCTCCCCACCGCCCGTCCCCCCGCTCTCCACCAACCGTGCCGCGGCAGCCAGCCGTACCGCCGCCTCTTCCGCGACCGCACCGCCCACGGTGAACGGCAGCCGCACATACCCCTCGAAGGCGCCGTCGACCCCGAAGCGGGGCCCCGACGGCACCCGGACGCCGACCCGTTCCCCCGCTTCCGCGAGCCGCGAGCCGGAGAGGCCGCCCGTGCGGACCCAAAGGGTCAGCCCGCCCTTGGGGACCTCGAACTCCCACTCGGGCAGCTCCCGCCGCACCGCGCCGACCAGCGCCTCCCGGTTCTCACGGGCCTGCATCCGGCGCAGCTCGACGGCCTGCTCCCAACCCCCCGTGCTGAACAGCCAGTTCACGGCCAGCTGCTCCAACACCGGTGTCCCCAGGTCGGCGTAGGCGCGCGCGGCGACCAGGCTGCGGATCACATCGGGCGCCGCCCGTACCCACCCGATGCGCATCCCGGCCCAGAAGGCCTTGCTCGCCGAGCCGACGGTGATCACTGTGGCCCCGGCCGGATCGAAGGCGCACACGGGCCGCGGCATCGCGACATCCGGGTCCAGCCACAATTCGCTCATCGTCTCGTCGGCGACCAGCACCGTCCCCGCGGACCGTGCCGCCTCCACCAACTGCCGCCGCTGATCGTCGTCGGCGAGCGCACCGGTCGGATTGTGGAAGTCGGCGACGACATAGGCCAGCCGCGGTGCCGCGTCGCGCAGCACCTGACGCCAGCGGTCCAGGTCCCAGCCGCTGAGCCCCTCGGCCATGGCGACGGGCACCAGCCGCGCGCCCGCCTCCCGCATCAACTGAAGGATGTTGGCGTAGGACGGCGACTCCACGGCGACCCGCTCGCCCCGCCCCGCGAAGAGATGACAGATGGCGTCGATGGCGCCCATCGCCCCGGTCGTCACCATGATCTGCTCGGGCATGGTCGGGATCCCGCGCGCAGTGTACCGCTCGGCGATCATCGCGCGCAGGGCGGGCAGCCCGGCCGGATAGTCGCCGTGTGTGTGGGCGTACGGCGGCAGTTCCTCAAGGGCGCCCTGCACGGCCCGGGTGAGCCATGGCTCGGGCGCGGGAAGGGCCGCGCAGCCGAGGTCGATCACCGAGCCGAGGGCCTCGGGCGGCAGGGGTTCAAGGCCGCGCGCGGGAAGCGGATTTCCGGCCGGGACCGCGGTCCAGCTGCCGGCGCCACGTCGGGACTCCAGGAAGCCCTCGGCGCGCAGGGCCTCATAGGCCGCGGCGACCGTCGTACGGCTGACGGACAGGGAAAGCGCCAGTTCGCGCTCAGCGGGCAGCCGCGCCGCGACCGGCACCCGGCCCTCAAGGACCAGCAGGCGGATGCCGTCGGCGAGCGCGCGATAGGCGGGCGGGCGGCGCGTACCGGGGCCCGCCGGTCGGTCCTGCTGGGAGCTGAGCAGCCGGGCAAGTTGAGCCGGTCCCACCGCCGAGGTCCACTGCGCCATGGAA of the Streptomyces sp. NBC_00287 genome contains:
- a CDS encoding ATP-binding cassette domain-containing protein — its product is MARRPLPRILSTGSAQIARSRELARTAADSATDVLHPLITITRGLRRLASAGRRKWADTPKDKRGPLLFLVASVILVVALVPYGPLLAVITLMAAAAWQGRDRTPAAPEGPDESQTERLKSLYEALVPYFSTAEDPAPLYSHGGEWESAFPEYGFDASGRVTSLTIRYPAYFTDGEPDSRARIEHLLTAKSGRGREYRFAWDEEGNQLSLAVLPPLPTDIAAQRFVTAPGETVLGFTDPGEVQRTLPLTHGEEQRDMPPVVWRTGVRSTEPHLLIMGQPGSGTSTLLRSIALQALQYGDVVVVEGGATGEYACLTGRDGVLAVECALAGALASLEWAAHETERRLIALNRARQAGHPPPEDTKRPLWLLLDRPTAFAHLAATDGHKDPQSLLQVPLRHGRAANVTVVVADQFDSAELLSEPVRQHARARAVLGPATAEQLTAFLGAPPHTTPITQVPPGRGYARLGTGPVLRLQVPATPDPYDDATSDAHRQAVLDLLPPRTTPADAEQQPDPEPVEAEAVAAEAVAAEPSQLS
- a CDS encoding SCO1417 family MocR-like transcription factor, whose protein sequence is MAQWTSAVGPAQLARLLSSQQDRPAGPGTRRPPAYRALADGIRLLVLEGRVPVAARLPAERELALSLSVSRTTVAAAYEALRAEGFLESRRGAGSWTAVPAGNPLPARGLEPLPPEALGSVIDLGCAALPAPEPWLTRAVQGALEELPPYAHTHGDYPAGLPALRAMIAERYTARGIPTMPEQIMVTTGAMGAIDAICHLFAGRGERVAVESPSYANILQLMREAGARLVPVAMAEGLSGWDLDRWRQVLRDAAPRLAYVVADFHNPTGALADDDQRRQLVEAARSAGTVLVADETMSELWLDPDVAMPRPVCAFDPAGATVITVGSASKAFWAGMRIGWVRAAPDVIRSLVAARAYADLGTPVLEQLAVNWLFSTGGWEQAVELRRMQARENREALVGAVRRELPEWEFEVPKGGLTLWVRTGGLSGSRLAEAGERVGVRVPSGPRFGVDGAFEGYVRLPFTVGGAVAEEAAVRLAAAARLVESGGTGGGEAPRTFVA